The DNA region ACTTGTATTTTTACAAATGGAAAATAGGTACAAAATGTAGGGGAATTCTAGCATATACAAAAAGTTAAGTAGATGGTTTAATCATACATTATGCACGTTATTATTATCTCATTTATGTATATATTTGGGTCTGCGTTCTTTCACTGTTGGCTAACACACATGTTTGTGGTTCTAAAGGCGAACATACCTTATCAGCTTGATTtgcaaaaatatattttaaccaGAAAAAAATTGCAAGATACTGCTTTAATTATTCCAAGATTTTGGATAAAATGCTTACTTGTTTTCAACGCAACACATACTCTTCACACAAGGACAAAGTAGAGAGAATATTCATTTCAGATTATTATATTACTCTTTCCGATTGCTTTATGTCTTTTATAGCTTTTCCCTTTCAGGATTCAACCACTGTGCCAGCCACCATAACCATAGCCGCCTCTGCCTGTTTCTCTTGCAATCATGTCTTTGTTCTGACTAAAAGAACATTTTTGCTATATGACTTTAAATAGTTTGTTTAGTAAACGTTGATTTAGAATCAATTTGGGTTACAGTTATTGAAGTTTGATAAAAGAAagtttaaaaaatgaatttgagCATATTTGTTTAAGCTATGTTTTTCGGTTTCCGTAAACATAACCAAGCTATATATAGCATTGAAATGAGTGTTATTGTGTTTGGCTGAAATATTGGTTAACAAAACTTGATTATGACATAGAAAACCCAAGTTtgattaaaatagaaaatagttTTTTTGGCAACATATTTTCAGTTTAGATCCTCTATCCAGAGTAAATCAGTGCAGTAGCATTAGTTTTGACCTGATTTGATCGGTTTTCAtcaatttttccttcaaataGACTAGCGACTAGACCTGTTCTCGATTGGACCATTTGGTATGGCTTGGTTTTAAAAAACTACTCATAAAagttttttctcaaaatatatCTCTTCtaagtgttttaaaactcggacCGAGCTGATCGGTCAGACTAGAAATCAAATCTATGGTCGGTTTGTCAGAGGTTCCAATTGATTCTGCACTTGATCCGGTCAAACTCTGGATGAATCAACTTTAAACCGATGGTTGAACCGGACTTCGACTTGATCAAACcgatttcaatttcaaatttttttattcacaaATTAGGCGGGAAATTTAACTTTGAACGTAATCAAACTTTGTCAAAGAATTAATTTGAGGGGAAACTATTTTGAATTCAGTAAAAAATGGTCAaaatccaaaagaaaatacaacaCTAAAAAATGCACTCTATAGATTTTGAATCTTGAATGAAGGGCAAACGTTACAACCATCAGAGCACATGCTATGTTATTATAAATATGGTTTCAAATAATAATCATGCTAACCGGTTCAACCAGCAATTTATTAATCCGATCAGTGATCCATTAATCATGTATCTAAACGAGTAAATGACTAGTTCGAGTTTTAAAAGACTTATCTCTCTTGCTGCAAAACCTATTTTAATTAAAGTTTGGTGGTGAGTGAGTGAGTTGTTTTTTTCAATATAACAAACGGGTAGCTTGCATTGCAGATACATTCCCCTTTTATTTGATTTCAACCCTCTACAGCACCGGAATATATCTAAACTTCTTcttatagagaaaaataaagagaaaaggcTAGCATGCACGGAACTAAGGGAAGATGAAAAGCATAGCACCACCAGCAGTGACTGTGAGAAGGAAAAATGATAGCTCAACCTTCAGCCGACTTTATGAGCAACGCAACTAACAAAATTAAACTTAAATGAAGAAGGTTGGTTGGTGACAAATATGGCAATATCATATCTCTATCTTCTTTTCATGAGTGGAGCACTCCGTTTGTTTCAGATGAGgtttcctttcttttttaatttcctCTGTATATTAGGTTCAACCTACTCGTTGCGTATATCTAAatcattatttattaatttaaaacatTAATCAATTCTTGTCACCAATAtctgtttgtttttctttttgttggtACAACCGACGATGGTTGAATTTGGTGGTTATCAAGTTTATCCTCCCCCCACTTGGTTAAATGCATACATTTTTGATActaagcctttttttttccttcttaagTAGTGCCTATTTAAAATAGAATGACGATCTCTCTAAATAAATGATTTTCCTCAAGTTGCTGCTATTAATatttgttactttttttttgaaatgtaatATTTGTTACTTTACATCATGGACTTAATTGAAAATAAGATATTTAAGAATTTACATGGATAATTTGGGGTGTGAATATGTTTTATTAAAAGTCATTACACACAATATGTGGAATCGCAGATGTAATGTGTGAGAAAATATTCCATTAGTAACCAACCAGTAATTTGTTTATTCTTTTTTCATTATCACATTTCTTTAAAATAAGTTGTTCATACAAGTGGCTTGAAATTAACATATGGTTGGTTTAAATGATACATGTTTGATTTCTCTTAAACAAATATCTCAGGTTTGAGTATTGTGGATGGAAAAAACCTTCACTGAGATAGTTAGCTCCACCGTGATGTGGACGTTGCCCACCAGGTTTCGTAGAAAAAGAGTATCTTGTCGTTGTCGAGTGCACCATGTTGAGTGAAGTGGTCCATGAGATCGGAGCCAATGACTTCATGTGACAGATTACCGATCGAGACGAAGCTGGACAAGTTTCCCGATTCCTTCCATTCCGTCGATTTGCCTTGAAGTGCCATTGTCGTCAATCATCGATTGTTTTCATGGAAGGAGAATTTCCCAAATCAAGTTTTCGGAGACAAAGGAACTATtacaaaccctaaacctaacaTAAAGAATCCCATAAAGATACCAGACATATTGATTTTCTTACACACGTATCGGACAGAGAACCAGTTGTGTGGCCTTTTGCACTTCTCTATTCCCATACTCACCCTTGAGTGCTCCTACAAGGAGGAGTTTGGCCGAAGAACGATGGCTCCGATGAGGTTTTGGGAGCAAGGTACGAGCTCTAGATGACAGAAATGATATAGTTATAAGGTgccatttttttatttgtgcCTATAGCATTGATGATGTTTGAAGATACCAAAAATCCTTGTTGTCTGAACCATGAAGAGGTGTTGAAGTGGGACTTGAGGGCGCAAAATGTGACGGGGGTCTTGTATGCCATGTTGTTGTCGCGAAGGGGAAGTCGTTGCCgacttcttccttcttcttccatggtTCTGTGGCTTCCGAAAATATTTTTGACAAGTTGAATCTTTTTATTAACAATTCATAATTATCATGATATAAACGTAGTTTTCTAAGTTAATCATAAAAGTTATTTACTTATaaatgatatttaagataaacaagttttaatttttttacataacattttataaattttcatCCACTAAGACAAGGTTACATAATCCGTATGGGTAACTTAGACCACTTGCAGTGAAATTAAGTATTTTTGGTGCTTATAGAGTTTAGAAGTATCATCTTTTAGAGATAATTATGTTCGAGTCAGAATATCCACATCACAGTGAAACTAATTTTTTCGAtggaaattttttttctatcacTAAACTTaaactccttttttttttaaatgcactaaacttaaaccaaaaaccttacttaaaaaatcaaatatatattaCTTTAACAAAACACTCTGGTTATGAAATTAGAGTTTATTATTTGCGTTATTAGATGATAAACCCCAAATTAGCGTAGCCAATCAAATCAAGTACCTAACCAACCTTACCCCAAAACAAAACTGTGAGTAATAAGAAAGAAATGGATTTGTCATGATCAGTTCAGTTcacagaagcagaagcagaagcagcagcagcagctttATCTTGTGTTTTCTGACATCGCTTCGCTTCCATCCCCTTTCATACTAATGATTCcgcacctctctctctctctctctctcacacgcATATCATATCATACCATAGTTTCTTTCATATAAATTCACCCTGTTGTCTTTAATGCCTTTGTTTCTCCCTCTTTCTCTGCGCATGTAAAATCTTTGTTTCCATCAAACGCGCTGCACTCAAAAGCTAACTTGCATTTCAGAAACAGATCCCCATAATACCATTACAACCAACTtccctcctctctctctcaaacATAGTGTGGTCCTCAACCTCAATTCTGATTTTTCTGCTTTCTTCAACCTCTTTTgcctttattatttatttaccacacacacacacacacacacacacacaccacttTTGTTAATTCAATTGGGGAGATGCAAGAACCCAACCTCGGAATGATGGGCGGTGGTTTCACCGGTGATGTTTCAGCTTCCGgcgaccaccaccaccgccaactCAAGGCTGAAATCGCCACTCACCCTCTCTACGAACAGCTTCTCGCAGCACACGTCGCGTGTCTCCGAGTCGCCACTCCGATCGACCAGCTTCCACTAATTGATGCGCAGTTATCTCAATCTCACCATCTTCTCCGCTCGATTGTCTCTCAACACACTCACTCTCTTCCTCCGCATGATCGCCAAGAACTTGATAACTTCCTGGTTGGTAACAAATTGaacaattttcattttctcataTTTAGCTTCGTCAATCGGTTTATTTGATGGATCCATGTTGAATACTGTTGCAGGCACAGTATTTGATTGTTCTGTGTACCTTCAAAGATCAGCTTCAGCAGCATGTCAGAGTTCATGCCGTCGAGGCTGTCATGGCTTGCCGTGATATTGAAAACACCTTGCAGGCTCTCACAGGTACAATTCATTACAACCTCTGCTTTTTCTGTCTCAAATTTTACTCAATCacaagtttcattcacaaaccaattttttccaatgttctttttgtttttatgcTTTCATTTGATTTGAAGTGATGAACATGCTATTATATATTTACTGAAAAATATCATAtcatttatattaatttaaaaaataataatttatttttaggtATTCATACTGCTTTTCGCTGTAATTAGGCGCGTTGACATGATGGCTCAACAGTTCATTCTTTATGCAATTGGTTTCGGTTCGATTCCCAATTattgtgaaaagaaaaaatttcttcaCTAGTCTCATATTGCATTGTCTCAGAATTGAGAGATTAGTTTCATGGCATAGGTGATGTGAGATACATTAgttaagggaaaaaaaaaactaatttctctataataattatcccttatttaatttgtatgccttttttctttgtttcttgtgTTTGATGCGATTTGGGAGCAAGGGAAGAAGCTATATGATATGATGATAGTGTGTGTGTATATACagattttcttttctctttgtttctTGTGTTTGATGCGATTTGGGAGCAAGGGAAGAAGCTATATGATATGATTATAGTGTGTGTGTATATACAGattttcttttcattattttGGTGGATTGAGACAAATGAAGGAAGTGGGGTATAGTAGGGTCTGTAAGTGTCCATCATGTGGAAGAGTATACATAAATTAAATAGCACCGGGAAGGGTTGGTTTGGTAGGGAATGATACTCCCTTCCTCCATGGCAACGCCAACAACTAATGCAGTAACCCAAATTTATTGTTCCCAAGGATGCAGTTTTCAGTCTAATTTGTCACATGCGTGTGTTAATTTTAGTTGCATATCCACATTATCAAAAAGTGGAACAAATGGAAATTAGACAAAGCACGAGAGATAGCAATGATTGTCTGTTAGAATTAGATACAGTAATTAAGAGGGACATTTGTAGGGTTGATTGGCTGTCCTCTCATGTTTTCCCTGCCATGGAAAAGCTAATCCCAAAATTTTAGGCTTATCCGAATCAGCCTTTCAATCTGATTTGTCCTGCCACTGAttccaatattttgatttgtcaTGAGCTTGCCTTTTCTAGCCCTGATAAACAAGCATTGTCTATCGGGATGATAAAAGTTATTTATCATAATCCTATTACTGGACATACTTGCATATGCATTAGCATGTGAATGAATATATTGCACTATCTTACAATCTATTTTGTACGTTGAGTCCACAAGAAATTCAACATAAATTTAAACACACATTTAATTTGGGAAAAAACTTTTTTGTTCATGAATTTTAGAATTGATAAAAAAGACAAGTTGATCCTGTTAATAATTTATTAACAACATTTAACATATCCCTCTAAATTAAAGACCATATTATTTTTTAAGGAAAGATTAATACACGTCTAAGTATATTTGTATATGGGTTGATGTTAGTTGTAAGGGGTGTATGCATTTCTTAAGAATGGTGATAAATGTGTTTTACAGTAAATAAttgataaatgaaaaatatatgagatctttgatttctttcaatgttaaaaaatctaataaatatattttaggaAAATAAATCTCATCCACCTCAATTACTCCTCCACCTAGTCaaatataaaaatagaagaGAGATAAGTGAAATACATGATGAATGATATGATTTGGAAAAGAAGAgctataagaaaaaaatgggTAGAAGGGAGATAGAAGAGAATGTGAGTGAATATATCAATTTTATCGTGAAAATTCTAATTTAACCAGGCATGTCTACTTATTTTTGGTTGTTTCTGTGTTAGCTTTTCTTATCAAATTATATATGCATCTCATCATTTATAATGATATGAAAAACACATAATAATGACTGCAAGTGGGACTGAGGCGTTATTCAACTGTCCCTTTTGGACGTCTTCAAAGTTACCCCACTTTAGGAGAAAATGGCTGGTCAATGGAGTTTGTGAAGTATGATTGAAAAAAGATGGCTGATAATGTGCATCATTGATGGTTATTGACAATGGAAACTAAAACTTTGTGCGGTCCTTTATGTATGATTAAGATGTATCGAACATTTCTGCATAATTTTGTGACCCCATTCCATCATGGATCCACCAACAAAAGGGGTCAGAGACCATAATTAACTAGGTTTGCTAACTATATCTTCTATAATTTTAAATGATAAACTGGTTAGGCCTGGATATATATCTTCGCATTTTACTGTTGGTATTTTAATTGTAACTGAAATTTTTTCTGTCATAATTCTTTTCAATGAGGAACTACAAAGTGAAGCTAAACAAATGAGGTTAATAGTTAATATACATAAACTAGGTGATTCTTACCTCAAAGCTTACATAGCTAACCTTTTCCTGACACAATGTTGGTGCTCAAAATTTCACCCTTAACATTCTACCGGTTAATTATGGattataagttataacaatCAGAATAGATGCTCTTAGTCAATGTTGTTCACTTGTTTGGCACAAAATCTCACATTATcagttgtttttttcttcaaatattCTCAAATTTAAGCTGGTTCAGTATTTACATTTCAGGAGTCAGTTTGGGAGAAGGAACTGGTGCCACAATgtcagatgatgaagatgatttgcagatggatttttctttagatcAATCTAGCACTGAAGGGCATGACATGATGGGATTTGGTCCCTTACTTCCTACAGAATCTGAAAGGTCACTGATGGAAAGAGTTCGTCAGGAACTAAAGATTGAGCTGAAACAGGTCATTAATCTTATTCTTATAATCAATATCTTCTAGCTGTTCTTGCAGGTGCCAGTGAATGTTTGTCCTTTGAATCACCAACCAGATTTGATTTCTGCAGGGTTTTAAATCCAGAATTGAAGATGTAAGGGAGGAAATATTAAGGAAAAGAAGAGCTGGGAAATTACCTGGTGACACAACTACAGTTTTAAAGAACTGGTGGCAGCAACATGCAAAGTGGCCTTACCCAACAGTAAGTGAACAGCTTCTTCACCAATATTAAGATCCCGTTCAATATGAgcttattggtggttatctactagaaaaaaaaaaacactaaataaGCTCTGATGAACTCTATAAAATGTCCTTTGATTTGTATCCAAATGGGTTTATTTAAGCCTGTAACCGTTTGGATATAGACCAAATAACACTTATTGGAGTTTAAGCCTGTTTGGATACTGACTTATTGGAGTTTAATTTACTataaaaaacactaaataaGCTCTTGTAAGTGCTATTCTGTTTGCACCCAAACGGGTTCTTTATGTACTAGAAAGAACACTATAAACTCAAATAAGTGTTTTGACCTTTATCCAAACAGTTccttatcttatagcataattACTTATTCAAATTGTAAGTAAACTTATTAGAATAGTTTATATAACCTACCTATTTAACTCTTGAGTTTTTTTATAAGTCGTTAAGATTAGCTTATGGAAAAATGTTCCTtgttgttagaatataatataaaaccattaaagtgacccttacctaacagtttaagcttttgggattaagtggttatttgacatggtatcagagcctctatggccgagaggtctagagttcgatccttgctcccctcactttctaattaaaagtgagatttaattaagcacatggtaggcgggcctgtgcatttatccacgcttcaagcccaaagggctcttgcgtgaggggacgtgttagaatataatataaaaccattaaagtgacccttacccaacagcttaagcttttgggattaagtggttatttgacactTGTCTTATATCACATATaatatttcttttcatttttcactccTGGTGTCTCCTATGTGAATAGAGACAAATAATTTTCCTTAATTCATGACACTAATAACATGTGACTGAATAAGCTTGTCTCTCTGTTATGGTATCAGGAAGATGACAAGGCAAAACTTGTGGAGGAGACGGGTTTGCAGCTGAAGCAGATTAATAATTGGTTCATCAACCAAAGGAAACGCAACTGGCACA from Lotus japonicus ecotype B-129 chromosome 2, LjGifu_v1.2 includes:
- the LOC130741136 gene encoding homeobox protein HD1 — translated: MQEPNLGMMGGGFTGDVSASGDHHHRQLKAEIATHPLYEQLLAAHVACLRVATPIDQLPLIDAQLSQSHHLLRSIVSQHTHSLPPHDRQELDNFLAQYLIVLCTFKDQLQQHVRVHAVEAVMACRDIENTLQALTGVSLGEGTGATMSDDEDDLQMDFSLDQSSTEGHDMMGFGPLLPTESERSLMERVRQELKIELKQGFKSRIEDVREEILRKRRAGKLPGDTTTVLKNWWQQHAKWPYPTEDDKAKLVEETGLQLKQINNWFINQRKRNWHSNSQSVTSLKSKRKRM